From Caldilineales bacterium, one genomic window encodes:
- the asnS gene encoding asparagine--tRNA ligase, which yields MPIIRIADAKDHVGQIVTVRGWLQRLTGKGKLNFLRLRDGSGMFQAVAFRPTLGDEKFEQVGRLTTESSVIVTGEIKADPRAPGVPGGYEIDLREIEIVQIADEYPITPKEHGPEFLLDRRHLWLRSNQQWAITRVRATVIRAIRDWLDDHGFLLVDTPILTPAAGEGTTTLFKIDYHGVPAFLAQTGQLYNEANIFAFGRVYCFGPTFRAEKSKTRRHLQEFWMVEPEIAFCKLEELLEIEEQFVSHIVQTCLSKCKDELALLERDTTLLQNVIPPFPRIPYDQAVEMIDAAVAQGATVPPNDEPLPGIDWGGDFGAPHETYLASQFDKPLFVTGYPTAIKAFYMEPEPGRPEICRSADLLAPEGYGEIIGGSERMSDPDLLTAAIAKHRLPEAAYDWYVELRRFGSVPHSGFGLGVERTVAWITGIHHLREAIPYPRVLGRLTP from the coding sequence ATGCCCATCATCCGCATCGCCGACGCCAAAGACCATGTCGGCCAGATCGTCACCGTGCGCGGCTGGCTCCAGCGCCTTACCGGCAAGGGCAAACTCAACTTCCTGCGCCTGCGCGACGGCAGCGGCATGTTCCAGGCCGTCGCCTTCCGCCCGACCCTCGGCGATGAGAAATTCGAGCAGGTCGGCCGCCTGACCACCGAATCCTCCGTCATCGTCACCGGCGAGATCAAGGCCGACCCGCGCGCGCCCGGCGTGCCCGGCGGCTACGAGATCGACCTGCGCGAGATCGAGATCGTCCAGATCGCTGACGAGTACCCGATCACGCCCAAAGAGCACGGCCCCGAGTTCCTGCTCGATCGCCGCCATCTCTGGCTGCGCTCCAACCAGCAGTGGGCCATCACCCGCGTGCGCGCAACCGTTATCCGCGCCATCCGCGATTGGCTGGACGACCACGGCTTCCTCCTGGTCGACACCCCCATCCTCACCCCCGCCGCCGGCGAGGGCACCACCACCCTGTTCAAGATCGACTACCACGGCGTCCCCGCCTTTCTGGCTCAGACCGGGCAACTCTACAACGAGGCCAACATCTTTGCCTTTGGCCGCGTCTACTGCTTCGGCCCCACCTTCCGGGCCGAAAAATCGAAAACGCGCCGCCATTTGCAGGAATTCTGGATGGTCGAGCCGGAGATCGCCTTCTGCAAGCTGGAGGAACTGCTGGAGATCGAGGAACAGTTCGTCAGCCACATCGTCCAGACCTGCCTGAGCAAGTGCAAGGACGAGCTGGCCCTGCTGGAGCGAGACACCACTCTCTTGCAGAACGTCATCCCGCCCTTCCCCCGCATCCCCTACGACCAGGCCGTGGAGATGATCGATGCCGCCGTCGCCCAGGGCGCCACCGTGCCCCCCAACGATGAACCGCTCCCCGGCATCGACTGGGGCGGCGATTTTGGCGCCCCGCACGAGACCTATCTGGCCAGCCAGTTCGACAAACCCCTGTTCGTCACCGGCTACCCCACCGCCATCAAAGCCTTCTACATGGAGCCAGAGCCGGGCCGGCCGGAAATCTGTCGCAGCGCCGACCTGCTCGCCCCCGAAGGCTACGGCGAGATCATCGGCGGCAGCGAGCGCATGAGCGACCCCGACCTGCTGACCGCCGCCATCGCCAAACACCGGCTGCCCGAAGCCGCCTACGATTGGTATGTGGAGCTACGGCGCTTCGGCTCCGTCCCCCACAGCGGCTTTGGCCTCGGCGTCGAGCGCACCGTCGCCTGGATCACCGGTATCCACCACCTGCGCGAGGCCATCCCCTACCCGCGCGTGCTGGGGCGGCTGACACCCTAG
- the trpD gene encoding anthranilate phosphoribosyltransferase, with protein sequence MDILRHAIAHVAGGQDLTEDEAYWVMTAIMNGEATPAQIGGYLVGLAAKGEGVAEIAGSARAMREHAVPVHHHADGKLVDTCGTGGDYGGTFNISTTAAFVVAGCGVPVAKHGNRSITSKSGSADVLKALGVNLDLTPDQVGRCIDEVGIGFLYAVHHHPAMKHAAGPRRELGLRTIFNILGPLSNPAGATHQIIGVFNPALTEPMAEVLGRLGGRAALVFHGADGLDELSTTGVNRVSHLLHGRVRSFDFDAADIGLRRAHLTDLLGGVAEENAAVTRAILSGEERGPKRAIVLLNAAAALAVENLDWIAALEQAQHSLDSGAALARLEALVAHSQGFA encoded by the coding sequence ATGGACATCCTTCGACACGCCATCGCCCATGTCGCCGGCGGCCAAGACCTGACCGAAGACGAAGCCTACTGGGTGATGACCGCAATCATGAACGGCGAAGCCACCCCCGCCCAGATCGGCGGCTACCTGGTTGGGCTGGCCGCCAAAGGCGAGGGTGTGGCCGAGATCGCCGGCAGCGCCCGCGCCATGCGCGAGCACGCCGTCCCCGTCCACCACCATGCTGACGGCAAACTGGTGGACACCTGTGGCACCGGCGGCGACTACGGCGGCACCTTCAACATCTCCACCACCGCCGCCTTCGTGGTCGCCGGCTGCGGCGTTCCTGTCGCCAAACACGGCAACCGCTCCATCACCTCCAAATCGGGCAGCGCCGATGTGCTGAAGGCCCTCGGCGTCAACCTCGACCTCACACCCGACCAGGTGGGGCGCTGCATCGACGAGGTGGGGATCGGCTTTCTGTATGCCGTCCACCACCACCCGGCCATGAAACACGCCGCCGGCCCGCGCCGCGAGCTGGGCCTGCGCACCATCTTCAACATCCTCGGCCCTCTCAGCAACCCCGCCGGCGCCACCCATCAGATCATCGGCGTCTTCAACCCGGCCCTGACCGAACCGATGGCCGAAGTCCTGGGCCGGCTGGGTGGCCGCGCCGCCCTTGTCTTCCACGGCGCCGATGGCCTGGATGAACTCAGCACCACGGGCGTCAACCGCGTCAGCCACCTGCTGCACGGCCGCGTCCGCAGCTTCGACTTCGATGCCGCCGACATCGGCCTCCGCCGCGCCCACCTGACCGACCTGCTGGGCGGCGTCGCCGAAGAAAACGCCGCCGTCACCCGCGCCATCCTCAGCGGCGAAGAACGCGGCCCCAAGCGTGCGATCGTCCTCCTCAACGCCGCCGCCGCCCTGGCCGTCGAGAACCTGGACTGGATCGCCGCCCTGGAACAGGCCCAGCACAGCCTCGATTCGGGCGCGGCCCTCGCCAGGCTCGAAGCCCTGGTCGCACATTCGCAGGGCTTTGCCTGA
- the trpC gene encoding indole-3-glycerol phosphate synthase TrpC, translated as MKRSQRLKAQGLLLDDIMRWKRLELPRRQAEMPAATLRSLVAFTPPALDFAAALSRPGVSLIAEVKRASPSKGLLCRDFDAVQLALTYAQGGAAAISCLTDERFFQGRLEFLTAIKEAFRLRTITAPVLRKDFIFDPYQVLEARVAGADAILLIMAVLSDSDYRRLLDYAHELGMQALIEVHDQAEVERALKLSPAIIGVNNRNLRDFTIDLDTTARLRPLIPPGALLVSESGIGGAEDVRHLAALGVAAILVGESLVKLEQPARVRKLAELVGAGRPGNR; from the coding sequence ATGAAACGCTCGCAACGCCTCAAGGCGCAGGGCCTGCTCCTCGACGACATCATGCGCTGGAAACGCCTGGAACTGCCCCGGCGCCAGGCCGAGATGCCCGCGGCCACGCTGCGCTCGCTGGTCGCCTTCACCCCGCCGGCCCTGGATTTCGCCGCCGCCCTCTCCCGGCCCGGTGTCAGCCTCATCGCCGAGGTCAAGCGCGCCTCACCCAGCAAGGGCCTGCTCTGCCGCGACTTCGACGCCGTGCAGCTGGCCCTCACCTATGCCCAGGGCGGCGCCGCCGCCATCTCCTGTCTGACCGACGAGCGTTTCTTTCAGGGCCGGCTCGAATTCCTCACCGCCATCAAGGAAGCCTTTCGTTTGCGCACGATCACGGCCCCTGTTCTGCGCAAAGACTTCATCTTCGACCCCTACCAGGTGCTGGAGGCGCGCGTGGCCGGGGCCGACGCCATCCTCCTGATCATGGCCGTACTCAGCGATAGCGACTATCGGCGTCTGCTGGATTATGCGCACGAACTGGGGATGCAGGCGCTGATCGAGGTCCACGACCAAGCCGAGGTCGAGCGGGCGCTCAAGCTCAGCCCGGCCATCATCGGCGTCAACAACCGCAACCTGCGTGATTTCACCATCGACCTGGACACCACCGCCCGCCTGCGCCCGCTCATCCCGCCCGGCGCCCTCTTGGTCAGCGAGAGCGGCATTGGCGGGGCCGAGGATGTGCGCCACCTGGCCGCTTTGGGCGTGGCGGCCATCCTGGTGGGCGAGAGCCTGGTCAAGCTGGAGCAGCCGGCGCGGGTGCGCAAGCTGGCCGAGTTGGTGGGGGCGGGTAGGCCGGGGAATCGGTAG